One window of the Eriocheir sinensis breed Jianghai 21 chromosome 59, ASM2467909v1, whole genome shotgun sequence genome contains the following:
- the LOC126985305 gene encoding nascent polypeptide-associated complex subunit alpha, muscle-specific form-like isoform X7, producing MSVVGSVVVIKRTGADGTPYPMVHCSCSIGRNIECDIRVQLNSVSQQQCRIDVDPSGKAYLTNLSHNNQTVLGDYTLAPEEVCMLSHKQVISVGERKFRWEYPEDSALAVSFPAVAPAEKVKILVPVDKSPLPRYTDSAGVSHRWSIDDASEAKRKKVSFGPQLNPEHFDKLLPPATPVSKGDKPNGRQSPLDAPSSGPGSARKSGRVSVASTFESIPEYVPDTPTKSLLRRRSPTPVKPYLARSLGISMGKLQGDVPSPEKETPHTSQAQPTEVPAQSSKPMPTDKPMDRTPVKKPVTPLKRPTPGPKTPKSPKVISTKIAHLKLVSPSAAGEKSTSPRGRPKNTPSPKAPGAASPRGRPRKSLSPSATPSPRGRPKKSLSPSPRGRPKKSLSPSATPSPRGRPKKSQSPKAPGTPVPRGRPKSQSPKAPRGRPKSQSPKAPRGRPKSQSPKAPRGRPKSQSPKAPRGRPKSQSPKAPRGRPKSQSPKAPRGRPKSQSPKSLGTPLPRGRPKKSLSPSPKLQGSLKRPASTSQVSSTPQKKLFKFSNSPLKPPAPKTLTPKLGTPKRAGTPTYVTPKKFMKVGTPKSVGKINNATPKKPSSPKASPKVATPKASPKSATPKGSPKLSSPKPSTPKGSPKAGTPKGSPKLSSPKSATPRKVTSPKVVSSKLSSPKASSKLSSPKSATPKASPKSATPKASPKSATPKASPKSATPKRVSTPKSSPKSATPKRISSPKAATPKASPKSATPKASPKAATPKASPKSATPKAATPKASPKSATPKAATKASPKSATPKAATPKASPKSATPKAATKASPKSATPKRVSSPKAATPKASPKLKSPKSATPKASPKSATPKRVSSPKAATPKASPKLTSLKSATPKASPKAATPKASPKSATPKRVSSPKAATPKASPKFPTPKASPKFPTPKSSPKVAASKASPKFPTPKASPKFPTPKSATPKAASPKLATPKKLSAKSISPRFLSSKLASYKCPSPKFPSPKLSSPKSSPKFPSPKLSPKFSSPKSAAKKFSSPKAANLKLSSPKNRSSPKLSSPKSTSKAATSPKLSSPKPSRPKKLSTPRKPTTPKKLSTPKGTSPKTPSTPKPGRPKTVATPKATTPKPGHSKKLSTPRSASPRKPATPKFASPEVLAAPGSVTPWSVSRKKLSSPKFSSPEVIAAPGSAKGKKSQSPKFASPKNVCAVLLTPPHTGSPKASSTSKLTPPKSPGVKRSATLKTPTPKKLKTDSPKNSGSATPKSTGKKHPRTPASALRIKAATSRSTHKKVTIKSQTSATPGLKSGKLSRVMKAKTPKKTWADVLKKGLTGKGAALSRSQKARTVLAATRTMHKQSKRTVQPKKTKQTFPFQEAALKQQEVASTTSTGHANSPAPIIIRRKTTQTPKVFRRGQKQPCPVNQPGGVGDTADLEGLSSLMATPRVPPQGETAVPSPRGRVKATPRTSPSQRLRRALRSSPSSSSANTSISSINMTNFDFSAVRTPELTKDLFVSSLETPAPCGTPESVYRNPADRQALDSPVQVTIEADATTFDFGNAHTPDVTQDKFVSPVSGLRTPRTAISTPKPQLKNMAPLRNLSAESIPQEQQETSSRDAASEENLEGAAGTSSQANHTDAASVKKLLRTPKAATSPQADYTDVAGVKKLLKTPRAAPPSPQANYTDVAGVKKLLRTPKPAATSPQADYTNIVGTRKLMKTPGPVPASPEADYTNVAGVGKMLRTPKPAPASPEADYTQVAGMKKLLRTPKPAVASPEADYTNVAGVGKLLRTPKPAVVSPKADYTNVAGVGKLLRTPKAAVASPEADYTNVRGVRHLLRSPKTPTNTPEADFTGVAMLLSTPEPQLEDDAAVRVERARKTPLADHTNVDRSQSPVRGAKGKAATPQKEASPATSSPSENIPPQGQEEEGPAPRRSQRKPKAADQQSEVTPVRRMRSRRKIEDCVLELVQSPIGSTHSLLSTPLEEQPTPTRKSKRTRKGGVDADQDTPSKALVAPGTPVTVLQATVDAGEVAPLPEVLPSPEEDSIQGKQGKEEEAATPRPKKGRAKKELSDETEVQNVPAKTLDENVAVESPAKTTRRGRAAKGTAAESDTKESVEEEARPAPTVRGRGRRAVAAAAPVEDSSQREQSAEASLPKGRGTKNKLPDEEVEVQNVPDKTSSSDEDVTESPAKITRRGRTAKGAAAESGKKKSVEEAAQLTPTVRGRGRRAAAVAAAAAIAIGSPKDQTSKDDKPQASKSKRGQSKEEHDTAAVEEGGKGTRRTRRKVAFADEPDTKQSKDEDSEEKSIPAKRPAARKTRGGRGSKKEEEEDEAEDKENNSPPKKARTQRTRAKKGDTADDDEGKAEDKEDEDNATPAKRGKRPLRTKSKNTSEEKMDEDTKTEEEKAATTKKGRPRKAAAKKGGKDDEKMEEKEDVPSEDSKDEECVPTPPKRGRRQQKAAQDPPPARTSNRRGKVTAEVASPEARPTRATRSRKKL from the exons atgagTGTCGTGGGCTCCGTGGTGGTTATCAAGCGGACGGGCGCCGACGGGACGCCCTACCCCATGGTGCACTGCAGCTGCTCCATCGGCAGGAACATcgagtgtgacatccgggtgCAGCTTAACTCAGTGTCCCAGCAGCAGTGTCGCATCGATGTGGACCCCAGCGGGAAG GCGTATCTCACGAACCTGAGTCACAACAACCAAACAGTGCTGGGTGACTACACGCTGGCCCCGGAGGAGGTGTGCATGCTCAGCCACAAGCAGGTCATCAGCGTGGGGGAGAGGAAGTTCCGCTGGGAGTACCCTGAAGACTCCGCCCTGGCTGTGTCTTTCCCCGCTGTCGCCCCTGCAGAAAAAGTGAAGATCCTCGTGCCTGTGGACAAGTCGCCGCTCCCTCGCTATACAGACAGTG CTGGAGTGTCACATCGCTGGAGTATTGATGATGCTTCAGAGGCCAAGAGGAAGAAGGTGTCGTTTGGACCTCAACTGAACCCTGAGCACTTCGACAAGCTCCTGCCGCCCGCCACTCCCGTAAGCAAGGGAGACAAGCCCAACGGTCGCCAGAGTCCCCTCGATGCCCCTTCGTCTGGCCCAGGCAGTGCGAGAAAATCTGGAAGAGTGTCGGTTGCCTCCACATTTGAGAGTATCCCTGAGTATGTTCCCGACACACCCACCAAGAGCCTCCTGCGTCGACGAAGCCCCACCCCAGTCAAGCCCTATCTGGCACGCAGCCTTGGAATCAGCATGGGCAAGCTGCAGGGGGATGTACCCTCCCCAGAGAAAGAAACTCCACACACATCACAAGCCCAACCCACTGAAGTCCCTGCCCAATCCTCTAAGCCAATGCCAACTGACAAGCCTATGGACAGAACACCAGTAAAGAAGCCAGTCACACCACTCAAGCGACCCACACCTGGTCCAAAGACACCCAAATCCCCAAAGGTTATCTCCACAAAGATCGCACACTTGAAGCTCGTGTCCCCAAGTGCTGCTGGGGAGAAATCCACATCTCCCCGAGGCCGCCCCAAGAACACCCCCAGCCCCAAGGCACCGGGAGCAGCCTCGCCTCGTGGTCGCCCCAGGAAGTCCCTATCACCATCGGCAACACCATCACCACGTGGCCGACCAAAGAAGTCTCTATCACCATCACCGCGTGGCCGACCAAAGAAGTCCCTGTCACCAtcagcaacaccatcaccacggGGTAGACCAAAGAAATCCCAGAGTCCCAAGGCACCAGGAACACCAGTACCACGTGGCCGTCCAAAGTCCCAGAGTCCCAAGGCACCACGCGGTCGCCCAAAGTCCCAGAGTCCCAAGGCTCCACGCGGTCGCCCAAAGTCCCAGAGTCCCAAGGCTCCACGCGGTCGCCCAAAGTCCCAGAGTCCCAAGGCTCCACGCGGTCGCCCAAAGTCCCAGAGTCCCAAGGCACCACGCGGTCGCCCAAAGTCCCAGAGTCCCAAGGCACCACGTGGTCGCCCCAAGTCTCAGAGTCCCAAGTCACTCGGAACCCCATTGCCACGTGGCCGCCCCAAGAAGTCCCTGAGCCCTTCTCCTAAGCTGCAAGGGTCCCTCAAGAGGCCTGCAAGTACCAGCCAGGTTTCcagcaccccccaaaaaaagttgTTCAAGTTTTCTAACTCTCCTCTTAAACCACCAGCACCCAAGACACTCACACCCAAGCTTGGCACCCCAAAGAGAGCTGGCACCCCTACATATGTTACTCCCAAAAAGTTTATGAAGGTTGGTACCCCTAAAAGTGTTGGGAAAATTAATAATGCCACTCCCAAGAAGCCCTCCTCACCAAAGGCTTCCCCAAAGGTGGCCACTCCCAAGGCTTCTCCCAAGTCAGCAACTCCTAAGGGTTCTCCCAAGCTGTCATCCCCAAAGCCATCAACACCTAAGGGTTCTCCCAAAGCAGGAACTCCCAAGGGTTCTCCCAAGCTCTCATCTCCTAAATCTGCCACCCCCAGGAAAGTAACATCTCCCAAGGTTGTCTCATCCAAGCTGTCGtcccccaaggcttcttccaagcTGTCATCTCCCAAATCTGCAACTCCTAAGGCTTCTCCCAAATCTGCAACTCCTAAGGCTTCTCCCAAATCTGCCACTCCGAAGGCTTCTCCCAAGTCTGCCACTCCCAAGAGAGTATCAACTCCTAAGTCTTCTCCCAAATCTGCCACCCCCAAGAGAATATCATCTCCCAAGGCAGCAACTCCTAAGGCTTCTCCCAAATCTGCCACCCCCAAGGCTTCTCCCAAGGCAGCAACTCCTAAGGCTTCTCCCAAATCTGCCACCCCCAAGGCAGCAACTCCTAAGGCTTCTCCCAAATCTGCCACCCCCAAGGCAGCAACTAAGGCTTCTCCCAAATCTGCCACCCCCAAGGCAGCAACTCCTAAGGCTTCTCCCAAATCTGCCACCCCCAAGGCAGCAACTAAGGCTTCTCCCAAATCTGCCACCCCCAAGAGAGTATCATCTCCCAAGGCAGCAACTCCTAAGGCTTCTCCCAAGCTGAAATCCCCCAAATCTGCCACCCCCAAG GCTTCTCCCAAATCTGCCACCCCCAAGAGAGTATCATCTCCCAAGGCAGCAACTCCTAAGGCTTCTCCCAAGCTGACATCCCTGAAATCTGCCACCCCCAAAGCTTCTCCCAAGGCAGCAACTCCTAAGGCTTCTCCCAAGTCTGCCACCCCTAAGAGAGTGTCATCTCCCAAGGCAGCAACTCCTAAGGCTTCTCCCAAGTTCCCTACTCCCAAGGCTTCTCCCAAGTTTCCCACACCCAAGTCTTCCCCAAAGGTAGCAGCTTCTAAGGCTTCCCCCAAGTTTCCCACCCCTAAGGCTTCCCCCAAGTTTCCCACACCCAAGTCTGCCACTCCCAAGGCTGCCTCTCCCAAGCTTGCCACTCCCAAGAAGCTTTCAGCCAAGTCCATTTCCCCCAGGTTTCTCTCCTCCAAGCTGGCATCATACAAATGTCCCTCACCCAAGTTTCCGTCACCCAAGCTTTCATCTCCCAAGTCATCTCCTAAGTTTCCCTCACCCAAGCTGTCTCCCAAGTTTTCCTCTCCCAAGTCTGCAGCCAAGAAGTTTTCCTCCCCTAAAGCTGCAAACCTCAAGCTATCCTCTCCCAAGAACCGCTCGTCCCCCAAATTGTCGTCGCCAAAATCCACTTCAAAGGCCGCCACATCTCCAAAGCTATCCTCTCCCAAGCCTAGCCGCCCTAAGAAGCTGTCGACTCCCAGGAAACCCACAACCCCCAAGAAACTGTCCACTCCCAAGGGCACCTCTCCCAAAACCCCTTCCACTCCCAAGCCAGGTCGGCCCAAGACAGTGGCCACCCCTAAAGCTACCACCCCCAAGCCTGGCCATTCTAAGAAGCTGTCAACCCCCAGGTCTGCCAGCCCAAGGAAGCCAGCAACACCCAAGTTTGCCAGCCCAGAGGTGTTGGCAGCCCCTGGGTCTGTCACTCCTTGGTCGGTTAGCCGCAAAAAGCTCTCATCGCCCAAATTTTCGAGCCCTGAGGTCATAGCAGCCCCGGGTTCTGCTAAGGGCAAGAAGTCCCAGAGCCCCAAGTTTGCCAGTCCCAAGAATGTCTGCGCGGTGCTTCTGACGCCACCACACACTGGCAGCCCCAAAGCATCAAGCACCAGTAAGCTGACACCTCCCAAGTCACCCGGGGTCAAGAGGTCTGCCACACTCAAGACACCAACTCCCAAGAAACTGAAGACAGACAGCCCCAAGAACAGTGGGTCAGCAACACCCAAATCCACCGGCAAGAAACACCCCAGAACCCCGGCCTCTGCTCTTCGCATCAAGGCAGCAACATCAAGGTCCACCCACAAGAAGGTCACTATCAAGAGCCAGACTTCTGCCACGCCGGGCCTCAAGTCAG GAAAGCTGTCCAGGGTGATGAAGGCCAAGACGCCCAAGAAGACCTGGGCTGACGTGCTGAAGAAGGGGCTGACGGGGAAGGGGGCGGCCCTCTCCCGCTCCCAGAAGGCACGGACTGTTCTGGCGGCAACTCGCACCATGCACAAGCAATCCAAAAGGACTGTGCAGCCCAAGAAGACCAAG CAAACATTTCCCTTCCAGGAGGCAGCCCTGAAGCAGCAGGAGGtggccagcaccaccagcacggGCCACGCCAACTCTCCAGCTCCAATCATCATCCGCCGGAAGACAACCCAGACCCCCAAGGTGTTCAGGCGGGGCCAGAAGCAGCCATGCCCCGTCAACCAGCCTGGGGGGGTGGGCGACACCGCTGACCTGGAGGGCCTGTCCTCCCTCATGGCCACCCCCAGGGTGCCACCTCAGG GAGAGACAGCTGTGCCATCCCCAAGAGGCAGGGTGAAGGCCACCCCCCGGACCTCACCGTCCCAGCGGCTGCGCCGGGCTCTGCGCAGCTCCCCGTCCTCGTCCTCTGCCAACACCTCCATCAGCTCCATCAACATGACCAACTTTGACTTCTCTGCTGTCAGGACTCCTGAACTCACCAAGGACCTCTTTGTGTCTTCCCTGGAGACACCAGCCCCCTGCGGCACACCGGAGAGTGTGTACAGAAACCCTGCAGACAGACAGGCCCTGGACTCCCCGGTGCAGGTCACCATAGAGGCCGATGCCACCACCTTTGACTTTGGCAACGCCCACACACCCGACGTGACCCAGGACAAGTTTGTCTCCCCCGTGAGTGGTCTCAGGACTCCCAGAACAGCCATCTCAACGCCAAAGCCACAGCTGAAGAACATGGCCCCACTCAGGAACCTCTCTGCGGAGTCTATACCTCAGGAACAGCAAGAGACAAGTTCCAGGGATGCAGCGTCAGAGGAGAACCTTGAGGGAGCTGCAGGAACTTCATCCCAAGCCAACCACACAGACGCTGCAAGTGTGAAGAAGCTCCTTAGGACGCCCAAGGCTGCCACATCACCCCAGGCAGATTACACAGATGTTGCCGGTGTGAAGAAGCTGCTTAAAACACCAAGAGCTGCACCGCCATCACCACAAGCCAACTACACGGACGTGGCCGGCGTGAAGAAGCTCCTCAGGACACCCAAACCTGCAGCGACATCCCCTCAGGCTGACTACACCAATATAGTGGGGACAAGGAAGCTGATGAAGACGCCCGGGCCTGTACCAGCATCCCCTGAAGCTGACTACACCAATGTTGCAGGTGTAGGCAAGATGCTGAGGACCCCCAAGCCCGCGCCAGCATCCCCTGAGGCTGACTACACACAAGTGGCAGGGATGAAGAAGCTGCTGAGGACCCCCAAGCCTGCTGTGGCATCCCCTGAGGCTGATTATACCAATGTTGCTGGTGTTGGAAAACTGCTGAGAACACCCAAGCCTGCTGTGGTCTCTCCCAAAGCTGACTACACCAATGTTGCAGGTGTGGGCAAGCTGCTCAGGACTCCCAAGGCTGCTGTGGCATCCCCCGAGGCTGACTACACCAATGTTAGAGGTGTTAGACATTTGCTGCGCTCGCCCAAGACTCCCACAAACACACCTGAAGCTGATTTTACAGGTGTGGCTATGCTCCTGTCCACACCTGAGCCACAGCTGGAAGATGATGCAGCTGTGAGGgttgagagagcaagaaagaCTCCCTTGGCAGACCACACCAACGTGGACCGCTCACAGTCCCCGGTGCGAGGAGCGAAAGGCAAGGCTGCCACCCCTCAGAAGGAAGCCTCCCCGGCCACCAGCTCCCCTTCAGAAAATATTCCGCCccagggccaggaggaggagggccctGCGCCGCGGAGGTCACAGAGGAAGCCCAAGGCAGCCGACCAGCAGAGTGAGGTCACGCCAGTCAGGCGGATGCGCTCCAGAAGGAAGATCGAGGACTGTGTCTTGGAGCTGGTGCAGTCTCCCATTGGCTCCACACACTCCCTGCTCTCCACGCCTCTGGAGGAACAGCCAACACCCACGAGAAAGTCCAAGAGGACCaggaaaggaggggtggatgCGGATCAGGACACCCCCAGCAAAGCCTTGGTTGCACCCGGCACCCCGGTCACAGTTCTCCAGGCAACAGTGGATGCAGGTGAAGTAGCACCCCTTCCAGAGGTGCTCCCCTCACCTGAAGAAGACTCCATCCAGGGAAAgcaaggcaaggaggaagaggcagccaCACCTCGGCCAAAGAAAGGCAGAGCAAAGAAGGAGCTCTCGGATGAAACCGAGGTACAAAATGTCCCTGCGAAGACGCTGGATGAGAATGTCGCAGTAGAGTCCCCGGCAAAGACCACCCGCAGGGGAAGAGCTGCCAAGGGAACAGCAGCAGAGTCGGATACAAAGGagtcagtggaggaggaggcccgGCCTGCTCCCAcagtgagagggaggggaaggagagcagTGGCAGCAGCGGCACCTGTTGAAGATTCCAGCCAGAGAGAACAGAGCGCCGAAGCGTCTCTACCAAAGGGACGTGGAACAAAAAATAAGCTCCCAGACGAGGAGGTTGAGGTACAAAATGTCCCTGACAAGACCTCTTCATCAGATGAGGATGTCACAGAGTCTCCGGCAAAGATCACTCGCAGAGGAAGAACTGCAAAGGGAGCAGCAGCAGAGTCTGGCAAGAAGAAGTCTGTGGAAGAGGCGGCCCAGCTTACTCCCAcagtgcgagggagaggaaggagagcagcggcagtagcagcagcagcggctATAGCAATTGGCTCTCCAAAAGACCAAACAAGCAAGGACGACAAACCCCAAGCCTCCAAGAGCAAGAGAGGCCAGAGCAAGGAAGAGCATGACACCGCTGCggtggaggagggtgggaagggaacaAGGAGGACCAGAAGGAAGGTGGCTTTTGCCGACGAGCCCGACACGAAACAAAGTAAGGACGAGGACAGTGAAGAAAAGTCCATCCCTGCCAAGAGACCAGCAGCAAGGAAGACAAGAGGTGGGAGGggaagcaagaaggaggaggaggaggatgaagctgAAGACAAGGAGAATAACAGTCCACCCAAGAAGGCAAGGACACAGAGGACAAGGGCCAAGAAGGGAGacactgctgatgatgatgaaggcaAGGCAGAGGACAAGGAAGATGAGGACAATGCAACTCCTGCCAAGAGGGGAAAGAGGCCGCTGAGAACAAAATCCAAGAATACCAGtgaggaaaaaatggatgaagacaCAAAGACTGAAGAAGAGAAAGCTGCCACAACCAAGAAGGGAAGGCCGAGGAAGGCAGCAgctaagaagggaggaaaggacgacgagaagatggaggagaaggaagatgtgcCCAGCGAGGACTCCAAAGACGAGGAGTGTGTGCCCACGCCCCccaagagagggaggaggcaacAGAAGGCTGCGCAGGACCCTCCCCCCGCCAGGACCAGCAACAGAAGAGGCAAAGTCACGGCCGAGGTTGCTTCCCCAGAGGCCAG GCCTACAAGAGCAACACGATCTCGCAAGAAACTGTAA